The following proteins are co-located in the Rippkaea orientalis PCC 8801 genome:
- a CDS encoding chlorophyll a/b-binding protein, with translation MADSQSQPTESPKLEDPKFGFNDYAERLNGRAAMVGFVLTLVIEYLTGQGLLSWLGLH, from the coding sequence ATGGCAGACTCTCAATCTCAACCCACCGAAAGCCCTAAACTCGAAGATCCTAAGTTTGGCTTTAATGACTATGCAGAACGCCTTAATGGCCGTGCAGCTATGGTCGGATTTGTTCTCACCTTAGTTATTGAGTATCTGACCGGTCAAGGATTATTATCTTGGTTAGGCTTACACTAA
- a CDS encoding WD40 repeat domain-containing protein, with translation MLNPLKILPKSQSYWGLFTAIALLTLPSWPLPSNAQVETDQPLEISQFENRLRTKNADKVILRHVLTGHTTPIRSLLFSRDSSTLISGGGTNEPFLKFWSVRDGEETDTLRAQSSAILALAMSPNGKVLITSGEDTDLHFWQWPELENKISFFDNYYYVLSLAVTPDSQLVVSGALDGIRVWSLDPPHLLYTLTGFGSRSYALAMHPNAYLLASGDDQGRVRFWNLRERTLISEFSAHDQPISGLAITPDSRSVVTASHDGTVKIWDITTGEMMYTLSGHKGRIEQIALSPDGQVIASASNDGIRLWSVRSGEMLAHLREHKDWVKSLAFSPNGRFLASGGLDRTIYLWEISSTLSDVSTSQN, from the coding sequence ATGCTCAACCCTCTAAAAATCTTACCCAAATCTCAATCCTACTGGGGATTATTTACCGCGATCGCCCTATTGACTCTTCCCAGTTGGCCACTCCCTAGCAACGCCCAAGTTGAAACCGACCAACCCCTAGAGATATCACAGTTCGAGAATAGGCTCCGCACAAAAAACGCTGATAAAGTCATTTTACGCCACGTTCTTACGGGTCATACTACCCCCATTCGTTCCCTATTATTCAGTCGAGATAGCAGTACGTTAATCAGTGGGGGAGGAACTAATGAACCCTTCCTTAAATTTTGGTCAGTACGCGATGGAGAAGAAACCGATACACTGCGCGCTCAAAGTTCTGCTATTTTGGCTTTAGCAATGTCCCCTAATGGTAAGGTCTTAATTACCAGTGGAGAAGATACGGATCTGCATTTTTGGCAATGGCCTGAACTAGAGAACAAAATTAGCTTTTTTGACAACTACTACTATGTATTATCCCTGGCGGTGACTCCCGATAGTCAACTCGTCGTCAGTGGGGCTCTCGATGGTATTCGAGTTTGGAGTCTTGATCCACCCCATTTGCTCTATACCTTAACCGGGTTTGGTTCTCGCAGTTATGCTTTAGCAATGCACCCTAATGCGTATCTCCTAGCCAGTGGCGATGATCAAGGAAGGGTAAGATTTTGGAATTTACGCGAAAGAACCTTAATCTCAGAATTTTCTGCCCATGATCAACCCATTTCAGGATTAGCTATTACCCCTGATAGTAGAAGTGTCGTTACGGCAAGTCATGACGGTACAGTCAAAATTTGGGATATTACTACCGGAGAAATGATGTACACTTTATCTGGCCATAAAGGTAGAATTGAACAGATCGCCTTGAGTCCTGATGGTCAGGTCATCGCTAGTGCTAGTAATGATGGGATACGGTTATGGAGTGTGCGATCGGGGGAAATGTTAGCCCATTTGAGAGAACACAAAGATTGGGTCAAAAGTTTGGCTTTTAGTCCTAATGGGCGGTTTCTTGCCTCAGGAGGCTTGGATCGGACCATTTATCTTTGGGAAATTTCTTCGACTTTATCTGATGTTTCCACCAGTCAGAACTAA
- a CDS encoding DUF3288 family protein, whose translation MPQDQQHPQEKKDQEIVNTLLTSSPNPHNLAELARLRIRYRNFPGARQIQQDLDLVLQGWELTEEQLFDQTRQLHDTRQVYQRKIEEEAQDWS comes from the coding sequence ATGCCTCAAGATCAACAACATCCTCAAGAAAAAAAGGATCAAGAAATTGTTAATACCCTTCTAACAAGTTCTCCCAATCCCCATAATTTGGCAGAATTAGCCCGCTTGCGTATCCGTTACCGCAATTTTCCAGGGGCTAGACAAATACAACAGGATTTAGACTTAGTTTTGCAAGGTTGGGAATTAACTGAAGAACAACTTTTTGATCAAACGCGCCAACTTCATGATACTCGTCAAGTTTATCAACGTAAAATAGAAGAAGAAGCTCAAGATTGGAGTTAA
- a CDS encoding thiol-disulfide oxidoreductase DCC family protein yields the protein MVYHVIYDGNCNLCATFTQLLASFDQGKLFDYIPMQDEVTLQQFGITSEDCKMGMILIDGEDIKNRWQGSNAAEEIVNLLPLGQLFITAYRALPGVKWVGDKTYEQVRDNRYNWFGKRQKTYQSNYPFGCHNSSDSCSVEST from the coding sequence ATGGTTTATCATGTAATTTACGACGGAAATTGTAATCTTTGTGCGACGTTTACCCAACTTCTAGCGAGTTTTGATCAAGGGAAGTTATTTGACTATATTCCGATGCAAGATGAGGTAACATTACAGCAATTTGGTATTACTTCGGAAGATTGTAAAATGGGGATGATTTTAATTGATGGAGAGGATATAAAAAACCGTTGGCAAGGAAGCAATGCAGCAGAAGAAATTGTCAATCTTTTACCGTTAGGACAGCTATTTATTACCGCTTACCGCGCTTTACCAGGGGTAAAATGGGTGGGGGATAAAACCTACGAACAAGTAAGAGATAATCGTTATAATTGGTTTGGAAAGCGTCAAAAAACTTATCAGTCTAACTATCCTTTTGGATGTCATAATTCTTCCGATAGTTGTTCAGTAGAATCTACTTGA
- a CDS encoding valine--tRNA ligase, with protein MSANVPELPTQYDPKTTEAKWQEAWETHQVFKADTNHPGTPYSIVIPPPNVTGSLHMGHAFEDCLMDVLMRYHRMCGHNTLCLPGTDHASIAVHTILDRQLKAEGKTRYDMGREKFLEKAWQWKEESGGTIVNQLKRMGLSADWSRERFTLDEGLSKAVRKAFIQLYEAGLIYRGNYLVNWCPASLSAVSDLEVESKEVDGHLWHFRYPLTDGTGYIEVATTRPETMLGDTGVAVNPNDKRYQSLIGKTLTLPLVGREIPIFADELVDPEFGTGCVKVTPAHDPNDFEMGNRHNLPFINIMNKDGTLNENAGIFQGQDRYVARKNVVKKLEEEGYLIKVEEYRHAVPYSDRGKVPVEPLLSTQWFVKIEPLSKKALTFLDEYNSPRFVPDRWTKVYRDWLIKLKDWCISRQLWWGHQIPAWYVISETNNEITDHTPFIVADNEDEAIKKAQEQYGENITLEQDPDVLDTWFSSGLWPFSTLGWPENTEDLTRYYPTSTLVTGFDIIFFWVARMTMMAGYFTDQIPFKDVYIHGLVRDENGKKMSKSANNGIDPLILIKNYGTDALRYTLIKEVAGAGQDISLQYNRKTDESESVEASRNFANKLWNAARFVMMNLQGNTPKTLGVPDREKLELCDRWILSRFHQLVQQTRNYVENYGLGEAAKGLYEFIWGDFCDWYIELVKTRLWKDSNTESRLVAQQTLAYVLDNTLRLLHPFMPHITEEIWQTLTQTSDQFLALQAYPIADTQAIDPQLETSFDLIIATIRTLRNLRAEAEIKPGVKVSVILQSENEHERAILESAQPYIKDLSKVEQLTITPQLEAEIGQVIAGVVGTVQALIPLSGIIDIANLRGKLEKNLAKIEAEIKSLSSRLSNPGFVNKAPQEIIQGAQESLAEAQKQAEILRERLHRLK; from the coding sequence ATGAGCGCAAACGTACCTGAATTACCCACCCAATACGACCCCAAAACCACCGAAGCTAAATGGCAAGAAGCGTGGGAAACCCACCAAGTCTTTAAAGCAGACACCAACCACCCAGGAACCCCCTACAGCATCGTTATCCCCCCTCCCAACGTCACGGGAAGCTTGCACATGGGTCATGCCTTTGAAGACTGTTTAATGGATGTTCTGATGCGCTATCATCGGATGTGCGGACACAATACCCTCTGTCTCCCTGGAACTGATCACGCGAGTATCGCGGTTCATACCATCCTCGATCGCCAACTCAAAGCAGAAGGCAAAACCCGTTATGATATGGGTCGGGAAAAATTCCTCGAAAAAGCCTGGCAATGGAAAGAAGAATCAGGCGGTACAATTGTTAATCAATTAAAGCGAATGGGACTGTCTGCGGACTGGTCACGGGAACGATTTACCCTCGATGAAGGACTGTCTAAAGCGGTTAGAAAAGCCTTTATTCAACTCTATGAAGCAGGGTTAATTTATAGAGGAAATTACCTAGTTAATTGGTGTCCTGCGTCTCTTTCTGCTGTCTCAGATTTAGAAGTAGAAAGCAAAGAAGTAGACGGACATCTTTGGCATTTTCGCTACCCCTTAACCGATGGAACGGGGTATATAGAAGTGGCAACCACACGACCCGAAACCATGTTAGGAGATACGGGAGTGGCAGTTAATCCTAATGATAAACGCTACCAAAGTTTGATTGGAAAAACCCTAACCTTACCCCTGGTTGGTCGAGAAATTCCTATCTTTGCCGATGAGTTAGTAGACCCCGAATTTGGAACAGGATGCGTTAAAGTTACCCCCGCGCATGATCCCAATGACTTCGAGATGGGAAACCGTCATAACTTGCCCTTTATTAATATTATGAATAAAGACGGCACACTCAATGAAAATGCCGGAATTTTTCAAGGACAAGATCGCTACGTTGCACGGAAAAATGTTGTTAAAAAACTCGAAGAAGAAGGCTATTTAATTAAAGTTGAAGAATACCGTCATGCGGTTCCCTATAGCGATCGCGGAAAAGTCCCCGTTGAACCCCTATTATCTACCCAATGGTTCGTTAAAATTGAACCCCTCTCTAAAAAAGCCTTAACCTTTTTAGATGAGTATAATTCCCCTCGTTTTGTCCCTGATCGCTGGACCAAAGTCTATCGAGATTGGTTAATAAAATTAAAGGACTGGTGTATCTCCCGTCAATTGTGGTGGGGTCATCAAATTCCCGCTTGGTATGTAATTAGTGAAACTAATAACGAAATTACCGATCATACCCCATTTATTGTGGCAGACAACGAAGACGAAGCCATCAAAAAAGCCCAAGAACAATACGGAGAGAACATCACATTAGAACAAGATCCTGATGTTTTAGATACTTGGTTTTCTTCTGGTTTATGGCCGTTTTCTACGCTAGGTTGGCCAGAAAATACTGAAGACTTAACCCGCTACTATCCCACTAGCACGCTAGTTACCGGGTTCGATATTATTTTCTTTTGGGTTGCCCGTATGACCATGATGGCAGGGTATTTTACCGATCAAATTCCCTTCAAAGATGTCTATATTCATGGGTTAGTTAGAGACGAAAACGGTAAAAAAATGTCTAAGTCGGCTAACAATGGCATCGATCCTTTAATCCTAATTAAAAACTATGGAACTGATGCCCTACGGTATACCCTAATTAAAGAAGTTGCTGGTGCAGGTCAAGATATTAGCCTACAATATAACCGAAAAACCGACGAATCAGAATCCGTTGAAGCGTCTCGAAATTTTGCCAATAAACTCTGGAATGCTGCGCGGTTCGTGATGATGAACTTGCAAGGAAACACCCCGAAAACCTTGGGAGTTCCTGATAGGGAAAAATTAGAATTATGCGATCGCTGGATCTTATCCCGTTTCCATCAATTAGTCCAACAAACCCGCAACTACGTCGAAAACTACGGACTTGGAGAAGCAGCCAAAGGACTTTATGAGTTCATTTGGGGTGATTTTTGCGACTGGTATATCGAATTAGTCAAAACCCGTCTTTGGAAAGACTCTAACACAGAGTCTCGCTTAGTTGCTCAGCAAACCCTAGCCTACGTCCTCGATAATACCTTAAGGCTACTCCATCCCTTTATGCCCCATATTACCGAAGAAATTTGGCAAACCCTAACCCAAACAAGCGATCAATTCCTCGCTCTACAAGCTTATCCCATTGCTGACACCCAAGCCATTGATCCTCAACTAGAAACGTCATTTGATCTAATCATTGCAACCATTCGTACCTTAAGAAACTTAAGGGCGGAAGCGGAAATCAAACCTGGGGTGAAAGTTTCCGTAATTTTACAGAGTGAAAATGAGCACGAACGGGCTATTCTAGAATCTGCTCAACCTTATATTAAGGATCTCTCAAAAGTGGAACAACTAACGATTACTCCCCAATTAGAAGCGGAGATAGGACAAGTTATCGCGGGAGTTGTCGGTACCGTTCAGGCTTTAATTCCCCTATCTGGTATTATTGATATTGCCAATCTTCGAGGAAAGCTAGAGAAAAATTTAGCTAAGATAGAAGCTGAGATCAAATCTTTGAGCAGTCGGCTGAGTAACCCTGGTTTTGTCAACAAAGCCCCTCAAGAAATCATTCAAGGAGCTCAAGAATCCCTCGCTGAAGCCCAAAAACAAGCAGAAATTCTTCGAGAACGTCTCCATCGTCTGAAATAA
- a CDS encoding 4a-hydroxytetrahydrobiopterin dehydratase, translating to MFKNCGKGFLTMILAVCLSFSAGTPTRGSETFKDAAKLTSGQITQQLKTVPGWQLEGQQLRHTYEFENFVEAIAFVNLLVNPAESLGHHPDLMINYNRVTVSLSSHDAGGLTQKDFDLAKTISTIYQKKIN from the coding sequence ATGTTCAAAAATTGCGGAAAAGGTTTTTTAACGATGATTTTAGCAGTTTGTCTGAGTTTTAGTGCAGGAACTCCTACTAGAGGCAGTGAAACCTTTAAAGACGCTGCAAAACTAACTTCAGGGCAAATTACCCAACAGTTAAAAACTGTCCCTGGATGGCAATTGGAAGGACAACAATTGCGCCATACCTATGAGTTTGAGAATTTTGTTGAGGCGATCGCTTTTGTTAATCTGTTAGTGAACCCGGCTGAAAGCTTAGGACACCATCCCGATTTAATGATTAACTATAACCGAGTTACCGTCAGTTTAAGCAGTCATGATGCTGGAGGACTTACCCAAAAAGATTTTGACTTAGCCAAAACCATTTCTACAATTTACCAGAAAAAAATCAATTAA
- a CDS encoding NAD(P)/FAD-dependent oxidoreductase, which produces MSEQPLRICILGGGFGGLYTALRLSQFPWQNGQYPEIILIDQRDRFLFTPLLYELITDEMQSWEIAPPFEELLINTRIRFHQGCVTAINVETNHLEIDHRHSLQYDYLVLAIGGKTPLDQVVGAKDYAIPFRSLDDAYRIKERLRLLETSQVEKIRVAVVGGGSSGVELACKLADRLGETGRIRLVERGEEVLSHSPEFNRKVAQEALEKRRVWIDLETEVTEVRSDSLSLCYKGQVDTIPVDLILWTVGTQVSELVKNTDLKHNSQGLLKVNPELQAINHTNIYAIGDLADCEDITGQKIPATAQAAFQQSDYCAWNIWASITHRPLLPFRYQPLGEMMALGSDNAALNGLGIQLDGGLAYIARRLIYLYRLPTLKHQLNVGLSWITSPILDWIMDD; this is translated from the coding sequence ATGAGTGAGCAACCATTACGCATCTGTATTCTGGGTGGCGGTTTTGGGGGTTTATATACCGCCTTGCGTCTGAGTCAGTTTCCTTGGCAAAATGGCCAGTATCCTGAAATTATACTGATTGATCAGCGCGATCGCTTTCTTTTTACACCACTTCTTTATGAATTGATCACCGATGAGATGCAATCATGGGAAATTGCACCTCCGTTTGAGGAACTTCTGATTAATACTCGGATTCGTTTTCATCAAGGTTGTGTCACTGCGATCAACGTCGAAACTAACCACTTAGAAATCGATCATCGCCATAGCTTACAGTATGATTATCTAGTGTTAGCCATTGGGGGAAAAACCCCCTTAGATCAGGTTGTTGGGGCAAAAGACTATGCTATCCCCTTTCGCAGTCTCGATGATGCCTATCGCATTAAAGAACGGTTGCGTCTTCTAGAAACCTCCCAAGTCGAAAAAATCCGGGTCGCTGTCGTAGGGGGGGGTTCGAGTGGGGTAGAATTAGCTTGTAAATTGGCAGATCGTTTAGGAGAAACAGGACGTATCCGCTTAGTAGAACGGGGAGAGGAAGTTTTAAGTCATTCCCCGGAATTTAACCGCAAAGTCGCCCAAGAAGCCTTAGAAAAACGCAGAGTTTGGATAGATTTAGAAACAGAAGTCACAGAAGTGCGATCGGATAGTCTTTCGTTGTGCTACAAAGGTCAAGTTGATACCATTCCCGTAGATTTGATACTCTGGACAGTGGGAACTCAAGTCTCAGAATTAGTGAAAAATACCGATTTAAAGCATAATTCCCAAGGGCTGCTCAAGGTAAACCCTGAATTACAAGCAATCAATCATACTAATATTTATGCGATCGGAGATTTAGCCGACTGTGAGGATATAACCGGCCAAAAAATCCCGGCAACGGCACAAGCAGCCTTTCAACAATCGGATTATTGTGCTTGGAATATTTGGGCATCTATTACCCATCGTCCTCTGTTACCTTTCCGTTACCAACCGTTAGGAGAAATGATGGCTTTAGGCAGTGATAATGCTGCTTTAAATGGGTTAGGAATACAACTTGATGGAGGGTTGGCTTATATTGCCCGACGCTTAATTTATCTCTATCGTTTGCCTACCCTTAAACATCAGCTTAATGTTGGGTTAAGTTGGATTACTAGCCCGATTTTAGACTGGATAATGGATGATTAA
- a CDS encoding HAD-IA family hydrolase: MKQPKVIFLDAVGTLFGIRGTVGEIYSAIAANSGVESSPQLLDLAFYQSFKNAPPLAFSGVDTLAVMDLEYHWWKTLAQETFSQVELLDKFRDFDVFFRELYDHFSTASPWFVYEDVFSSLNHWQKQGIALGIISNFDSRIYEVLDLLGLTHFFSTITISSTTGAAKPDSKIFKVALEKHDCKPDQSWHIGDSLKEDYEGAKSVGLQAFLLQRNPATPHGKQVINTFEDLITL, translated from the coding sequence ATGAAACAACCGAAAGTGATTTTTTTGGATGCCGTTGGGACTTTGTTTGGGATTCGCGGAACGGTGGGGGAAATTTATAGCGCGATCGCCGCTAATAGCGGGGTAGAAAGTTCTCCTCAATTGCTCGATCTTGCCTTTTATCAAAGCTTTAAAAATGCTCCTCCTTTAGCGTTTTCTGGGGTAGATACTCTAGCGGTAATGGATTTAGAATATCATTGGTGGAAAACCCTGGCTCAAGAAACCTTTAGTCAAGTTGAATTGTTAGACAAATTTAGGGATTTTGATGTCTTTTTTAGGGAACTATATGACCATTTTTCTACCGCTAGTCCTTGGTTTGTGTATGAGGATGTTTTTTCTTCTCTGAACCATTGGCAAAAACAGGGAATAGCATTAGGAATTATTTCTAATTTTGATAGTCGGATTTATGAAGTATTGGATCTATTGGGATTAACCCATTTTTTTAGCACAATTACCATTTCTTCTACCACAGGAGCAGCAAAACCTGATAGCAAAATCTTTAAAGTTGCCTTAGAAAAACATGATTGCAAACCCGATCAGTCTTGGCATATTGGAGATAGCCTAAAAGAAGATTATGAAGGAGCAAAATCCGTTGGACTTCAAGCTTTTCTCCTACAAAGAAATCCAGCTACTCCTCATGGTAAACAAGTGATTAATACCTTTGAAGATTTAATCACTTTATGA
- a CDS encoding radical SAM protein, with product MTSQLPKISETLSPLQSRLSVKRDRPISKSAGALDTLKLVFQSGGPGFCQFAINSACNANCGFCNFARDRFPQEEWQFVGLEAGIDAIDILYREGIRYLVFTGGEPTLHPHLTDFIRYSSQLNIKCIVVTNAGILTPAKIHELTEAGLSSFIISVDAADQEVHERNRGLPGVCDKIQQANQILDEIGMSATASVTMSHLVDYEALPDFLTKLGFKSVVFSYPLTKLDSNFRAFSDDGLVTHTEDSLWEAYEKVKNLKKRFTVVNPTLSLEEMQRFVRDEEQKYACLAGYRFFFLDWNLQMWRCHYWHEPMCSIYEFDSSKLVRDGCTKCMINCYRDSSLMQTIAVSVHDAYQSAKKGQFGDMIKALTRKENIGSLQAVIEELPWILRF from the coding sequence ATGACAAGTCAACTGCCTAAAATTTCTGAAACACTTTCTCCGCTTCAATCCCGTCTTTCAGTAAAACGCGATCGCCCCATATCTAAGTCAGCAGGAGCTTTAGATACTTTAAAATTGGTCTTTCAATCAGGGGGACCCGGGTTTTGTCAATTTGCGATTAATAGTGCTTGTAATGCTAACTGTGGTTTCTGTAATTTTGCCCGCGATCGTTTTCCCCAAGAAGAATGGCAATTTGTCGGACTAGAAGCTGGGATCGATGCGATCGATATTTTATATAGAGAGGGTATTCGTTACCTGGTTTTTACAGGCGGTGAACCAACTCTTCATCCTCATTTAACAGACTTTATACGCTATAGTTCTCAGCTAAACATCAAGTGTATCGTTGTGACTAATGCGGGTATCTTAACCCCTGCAAAAATTCACGAACTCACTGAAGCCGGACTCTCAAGCTTTATTATCTCCGTTGATGCTGCCGATCAAGAAGTTCATGAAAGAAATCGAGGCTTACCTGGAGTCTGCGATAAGATCCAACAAGCTAATCAAATCTTGGATGAGATTGGGATGTCGGCAACTGCGTCAGTGACGATGAGTCATTTGGTAGATTATGAAGCTTTGCCAGATTTTTTGACTAAACTGGGTTTTAAATCCGTTGTTTTTTCTTATCCTTTGACTAAGTTGGATTCTAATTTTCGCGCTTTTTCTGATGACGGACTGGTAACTCATACCGAGGATAGTCTTTGGGAAGCCTACGAAAAAGTGAAAAATTTAAAAAAACGCTTTACAGTGGTTAATCCCACTTTATCGTTAGAAGAAATGCAAAGGTTTGTCCGGGATGAGGAACAAAAATATGCTTGTCTTGCTGGCTATCGCTTCTTTTTCCTGGATTGGAATTTGCAAATGTGGCGTTGTCATTACTGGCATGAGCCAATGTGTTCAATTTATGAGTTTGATAGCTCTAAATTGGTGCGGGATGGTTGCACAAAATGTATGATTAATTGCTATCGAGATTCTAGTCTGATGCAAACTATCGCGGTATCCGTACATGATGCCTATCAATCGGCTAAAAAAGGTCAGTTTGGAGACATGATTAAGGCTCTCACTCGAAAAGAAAATATCGGTTCTTTGCAAGCAGTGATTGAAGAATTGCCTTGGATTCTGCGTTTTTAA
- a CDS encoding universal stress protein, whose protein sequence is MIAQNQLAQPFFSASHSGKHRIYIGMAPGVGKTYRMLQDAQALKEEGMDVVIGLLETHNREETAEQAEGLEQIPLLEVNYQNKSLKEMNVEEILARSPQLVLIDELAHTNVPGSLREKRYQDVEYILESGINVFSTVNIQHLESLNDLVAKITGVVVRERIPDRLLDEADEVVVVDVTPEILQERLEDGKIYDVHKIEQSLSNFFQYRNLTALRELALREVADNLEELAEEQSGHKGSNGVQERILVSVSTNPQSSRLVRRGARLVSQLKGRLYVLFVCDPDRFLSKDEGLYIEMCERLCQELGGEFLRVSHPDIVKGIIEVAQQYHITQIVIGHTRQPRWKWFFKRTIVQRLIGSLNGIDLHIIAGS, encoded by the coding sequence ATGATAGCTCAAAACCAACTAGCTCAACCTTTTTTTTCAGCTTCTCATAGCGGAAAACACCGAATTTATATTGGAATGGCTCCTGGTGTTGGTAAAACTTACCGAATGCTTCAAGATGCTCAAGCTCTCAAAGAAGAGGGTATGGATGTAGTTATTGGCTTATTAGAAACCCATAATCGAGAGGAAACTGCCGAACAAGCAGAAGGATTAGAACAAATTCCCTTATTAGAGGTTAATTATCAAAATAAATCCCTAAAAGAAATGAATGTTGAGGAGATTTTAGCCCGTTCTCCCCAACTCGTTTTAATTGATGAACTTGCCCATACCAATGTCCCTGGATCATTGCGAGAAAAACGCTATCAAGATGTAGAATATATTCTAGAATCGGGGATAAATGTCTTTTCTACCGTTAATATTCAACATTTAGAAAGCTTAAACGATTTAGTGGCTAAAATTACGGGAGTGGTGGTTAGGGAAAGAATACCCGATCGCCTGTTGGATGAAGCGGATGAGGTGGTGGTGGTGGATGTCACCCCTGAAATTTTGCAAGAACGGTTAGAGGATGGCAAAATCTATGATGTTCATAAAATTGAACAATCCTTAAGTAATTTTTTTCAGTACCGCAACTTAACCGCGTTACGAGAATTAGCCCTTAGAGAAGTCGCTGATAATTTAGAAGAATTAGCCGAAGAACAGTCAGGACACAAGGGATCAAATGGAGTTCAAGAACGCATTTTAGTCAGTGTTTCAACCAATCCTCAATCTTCTCGTTTAGTGCGTCGAGGTGCTAGATTAGTGAGTCAATTAAAAGGACGACTTTATGTGTTATTTGTTTGCGATCCAGATCGCTTTCTCAGTAAAGATGAAGGCCTTTATATTGAAATGTGCGAGCGTCTGTGTCAAGAGTTAGGAGGAGAATTTTTACGGGTGTCTCATCCTGATATTGTTAAAGGAATTATCGAAGTTGCTCAGCAGTATCATATCACTCAAATTGTTATTGGACATACTCGCCAACCTCGGTGGAAATGGTTTTTTAAAAGGACGATTGTACAGCGTTTGATTGGCTCCCTTAATGGGATTGATTTACATATTATTGCTGGTAGTTAG
- the hisF gene encoding imidazole glycerol phosphate synthase subunit HisF, giving the protein MLAKRILPCLDVNAGRVVKGVNFVNLQDAGDPVELAKIYNDAGADELVFLDITATHEGRDTIIDVVYRTAEAVFIPLTVGGGIQTLDHIKNLLRAGADKISINSSAVRNPNFVNQASDRFGKQCIVVAIDARRRNDPNNRGWDVYVRGGRENTGLDAIEWAKEVEKRGAGELLVTSMDADGTQAGYDLELTRTIAEQVEIPVIASGGAGNCHHIYESLTQGKAEAALLASLLHYGQLTIPEVKNYLGDRQVPVRVR; this is encoded by the coding sequence ATGTTAGCCAAACGAATTTTACCGTGTCTTGATGTGAATGCTGGTCGCGTTGTCAAAGGCGTAAATTTTGTCAACCTGCAAGATGCGGGAGATCCGGTAGAATTGGCCAAAATTTACAATGATGCCGGGGCAGATGAATTGGTCTTTCTCGATATTACTGCTACTCATGAAGGACGGGACACCATTATTGATGTTGTTTATCGTACTGCCGAAGCCGTTTTTATTCCCCTAACCGTTGGAGGGGGTATCCAAACCTTAGACCATATTAAAAATTTGTTACGCGCAGGGGCGGATAAAATTAGTATTAACTCATCTGCCGTCCGAAATCCAAATTTTGTCAATCAAGCCAGCGATCGCTTCGGAAAACAGTGTATTGTTGTGGCTATTGATGCCAGACGGCGTAATGATCCCAATAATCGGGGATGGGATGTCTATGTTCGAGGAGGGCGTGAAAATACCGGACTCGATGCCATCGAATGGGCTAAAGAAGTGGAAAAACGAGGCGCAGGGGAGTTATTAGTGACCAGCATGGATGCCGATGGAACGCAAGCGGGATATGACCTAGAATTAACAAGGACTATCGCAGAACAGGTGGAAATTCCGGTTATTGCTTCGGGAGGGGCGGGCAATTGTCACCATATTTATGAGTCTCTCACGCAAGGGAAAGCGGAGGCAGCGTTATTGGCTTCTTTACTGCATTATGGCCAATTAACCATCCCTGAAGTCAAAAACTATTTAGGCGATCGCCAAGTACCTGTCAGAGTCCGATGA
- a CDS encoding GNAT family N-acetyltransferase — protein sequence MINIIKIDGSDDIRPCLAIRHEVFVLGQNVPLALEVDGLDNQSVHFLLYFDHNPIGTARLRFVNQGQDAKIERVAILSNYRSQGLGKQLMQFILDDLRENDTIKSVVLGAQIQVISFYQSLGFTVYGEVFLEAGIEHQMMRLMLKNAEF from the coding sequence TTGATTAATATTATTAAAATAGATGGCAGCGACGATATTAGACCCTGTTTAGCCATTCGTCATGAAGTTTTTGTTCTAGGACAAAATGTTCCTCTTGCGTTGGAAGTTGATGGATTAGATAATCAATCTGTCCATTTCTTGCTGTATTTTGATCATAACCCTATTGGGACTGCTCGCCTACGGTTTGTTAACCAAGGTCAAGACGCAAAAATTGAGCGTGTTGCTATTTTATCGAATTATCGAAGTCAAGGGTTAGGTAAACAGTTAATGCAATTTATCTTAGACGATCTTCGAGAAAATGACACGATTAAATCGGTAGTTCTTGGTGCTCAAATTCAAGTTATTTCTTTCTATCAATCTCTTGGGTTTACCGTCTATGGGGAGGTTTTCTTAGAGGCTGGAATTGAACACCAGATGATGCGTCTTATGCTAAAAAATGCTGAGTTCTGA